One region of Cytobacillus sp. IB215665 genomic DNA includes:
- the trpS gene encoding tryptophan--tRNA ligase gives MKTIFSGIQPSGSITLGNYIGAMKQFVELQHEYQCYFCIVDLHAITVPQERLQLRNNIRSLAALYLAVGIDPQKSTLFIQSEVPAHAEGGWMLQCTAHIGELERMTQYKDKSSSRNDGVSAGLLTYPPLMAADILLYNTDLVPVGEDQKQHIELTRDLAERFNKKYNDIFTIPEVRISKHGARVMSLVDPTKKMSKSDPNTKSFITLLDDVKTIEKKVKSAVTDSDGIVKFDKDQKPGISNLLTIYSALTGQPISSIEQQYEGKGYGVFKSELADVVKQSLTPIQEKYNHLMESNKLDDILSEGAEKANYNANKMLRKMKNAMGLGRKMR, from the coding sequence ATGAAAACTATTTTTTCGGGCATACAGCCGAGCGGATCCATCACATTAGGAAATTACATTGGAGCAATGAAACAATTTGTAGAATTGCAGCATGAGTATCAATGTTATTTCTGTATTGTTGACTTACACGCTATTACCGTACCACAGGAGCGATTACAATTAAGAAACAATATTCGGAGCTTAGCAGCTCTTTATTTAGCAGTAGGCATTGACCCTCAAAAATCCACATTGTTCATACAATCGGAAGTACCTGCACATGCTGAAGGAGGTTGGATGCTCCAATGTACTGCTCATATAGGTGAGCTTGAACGTATGACACAGTATAAAGATAAATCATCAAGTCGTAATGATGGAGTTTCAGCTGGTTTGTTAACGTATCCACCTCTTATGGCTGCTGATATTTTATTGTATAATACTGATCTCGTTCCAGTGGGAGAGGACCAGAAGCAACATATTGAATTAACCCGTGATTTAGCTGAACGCTTTAATAAAAAATATAATGATATCTTCACCATCCCTGAAGTTCGAATATCTAAGCACGGGGCTCGTGTAATGTCACTTGTAGATCCTACAAAAAAAATGAGTAAATCTGACCCAAATACAAAATCATTTATTACTTTATTAGATGATGTAAAAACTATTGAGAAAAAAGTAAAAAGTGCCGTAACTGATTCAGACGGTATCGTTAAATTTGATAAGGATCAAAAGCCAGGAATTTCAAATTTACTTACGATATATTCCGCTCTTACCGGTCAGCCAATATCATCAATTGAGCAACAATATGAAGGCAAAGGTTATGGAGTATTTAAATCTGAACTAGCTGATGTCGTCAAACAATCACTGACTCCTATACAAGAAAAATATAATCATTTAATGGAATCTAATAAATTGGACGACATATTAAGTGAGGGCGCTGAAAAAGCAAATTATAATGCAAATAAAATGCTAAGAAAAATGAAAAATGCGATGGGGTTAGGTCGAAAGATGAGATAG
- the opp4C gene encoding oligopeptide ABC transporter permease yields the protein MEPSVSNQANSVIPQTKRPKKQSPWAIARRKFLRNKPAMISLIFLLFITTVSMLAEPLTVPMEETNIIDTTQISQEPSSEHWFGTDKAGREVFDRVLHGGKTSLLLAFSITLILTIIGTIIGATSGFFGGKVDSVLMRFTDFVLIFPFLPFVIVLKAIFIESGIAVLIFVISILSWTGMARIVRGRVLAEKENEYILSAISIGCSPAKVIRKHLFPNIMSIIIVQATLLLAVMIVVETGLSFLGFGVPMTTPSWGNMLQEARSPDVLQYKWWIWLPPGLAIALTILSINFVGEGLKDAFNPKSSR from the coding sequence ATGGAACCATCAGTGTCAAATCAAGCAAACTCTGTTATACCACAAACAAAACGTCCCAAAAAACAATCACCGTGGGCAATAGCTCGACGAAAATTTTTACGTAATAAGCCAGCTATGATTAGCTTAATTTTCTTGCTATTTATTACTACTGTAAGTATGTTAGCTGAACCGTTAACGGTACCGATGGAAGAAACGAATATTATCGACACAACTCAAATTAGTCAGGAACCATCATCTGAGCATTGGTTCGGTACTGACAAAGCTGGGAGAGAAGTATTTGACCGTGTTCTTCACGGAGGAAAGACATCATTATTACTCGCGTTTTCAATTACGCTAATCCTTACTATTATCGGTACAATTATTGGTGCTACCTCTGGATTTTTCGGAGGTAAGGTTGATTCAGTACTTATGAGATTTACGGATTTTGTTCTAATATTTCCGTTCTTACCGTTTGTAATCGTATTGAAAGCGATTTTTATTGAATCAGGTATTGCTGTTCTCATTTTTGTTATTAGTATATTAAGCTGGACAGGTATGGCTCGTATAGTCCGAGGACGAGTATTAGCTGAAAAGGAAAATGAGTATATTCTTAGTGCAATATCAATTGGTTGTTCACCAGCGAAAGTTATTAGAAAGCACTTATTTCCAAATATCATGTCTATTATTATCGTACAAGCAACACTCTTATTGGCGGTAATGATAGTTGTTGAAACTGGCTTAAGTTTCCTTGGTTTTGGTGTTCCTATGACAACTCCGAGCTGGGGTAACATGCTTCAAGAAGCACGTAGCCCAGATGTTTTACAATATAAATGGTGGATATGGCTTCCACCAGGCTTAGCAATTGCTTTAACGATTCTTTCAATTAATTTTGTAGGTGAAGGCTTGAAGGATGCATTTAATCCGAAATCCAGCCGATAA
- a CDS encoding YjbA family protein, translating into MLYLHDVWVNWFEGEENGYNVCHFHEWRSDDSVELLDQVPLIKVDSLLYAYIENDLMELPAQLLEDVHKKAFIRKNHERKQLEYCFVVTDGSGIVAIDTIGYHIPIRKSRLIPRQEQLVYEMVQDKEPDAYAIELHHNEEKEYHILSLEPELMSGLTRKERQLKQLLFMALDQLYQTKNAAQIRYWYTEWKPQHYENIQQMTFKEAWYSLYEEAKTGWSTKHELLCENLIKGQPFFEKLWELEQESKVN; encoded by the coding sequence ATGTTGTATCTTCATGATGTTTGGGTAAACTGGTTTGAAGGTGAAGAGAACGGATATAATGTATGTCACTTTCACGAATGGAGAAGTGACGATAGTGTGGAGTTATTAGATCAAGTTCCATTGATTAAAGTCGATTCATTACTCTATGCTTATATTGAAAATGATTTAATGGAATTACCTGCACAGCTGCTAGAAGATGTACATAAGAAAGCATTTATTCGGAAAAATCATGAACGAAAACAGTTAGAGTATTGTTTTGTTGTAACGGATGGGTCAGGAATTGTTGCGATTGATACAATAGGATACCATATACCGATAAGAAAAAGCAGACTTATACCAAGACAAGAGCAATTGGTATATGAAATGGTCCAAGATAAAGAACCAGATGCATATGCAATAGAACTTCATCATAATGAAGAAAAGGAATACCATATTCTTTCTCTTGAACCAGAGCTAATGAGCGGACTAACGAGAAAAGAAAGACAACTTAAACAGCTATTGTTTATGGCCTTAGACCAGCTATATCAAACGAAAAATGCTGCACAAATAAGATATTGGTATACTGAATGGAAACCACAACATTATGAAAATATACAACAAATGACTTTTAAAGAAGCTTGGTATAGTTTATATGAGGAAGCAAAAACGGGTTGGAGTACTAAACATGAGCTTTTATGTGAAAACTTAATAAAAGGACAACCATTTTTTGAAAAATTGTGGGAGTTAGAACAAGAGTCGAAAGTTAATTAA
- a CDS encoding ABC transporter ATP-binding protein, whose translation MGINSHSRTVSPLLEVRNLETAFQVDGEYYNAVDQVSFTVRPKQIVGIVGESGCGKSVMSLSIMSLLPKGIGKINGEIIFEGKHLEKMGDKELNSIRGKDITMIFQEPMTALNPVFTIGSQVQEVLLNHLEISKKMARDKSIALLKSVGISRPEKVVDEYPHQLSGGMRQRVMIAMAIACQPKLLIADEPTTALDVTVQAQILDLLKDIQEINDMSIILITHDLGVVAEMCDEVLVMYAGKIVESADVETLFSKPQHPYTRALLESIPKMDTVVEKLGSIEGIVPSITRMPDVGCRFANRCQEVKEQCKVVTPQLVETEQSHFVSCLLYETSQLKK comes from the coding sequence ATGGGTATAAATTCTCATTCAAGAACGGTATCACCACTATTAGAAGTTAGAAATTTAGAGACAGCTTTTCAAGTTGATGGAGAATACTATAATGCTGTTGACCAAGTGTCATTTACTGTAAGGCCAAAGCAAATTGTCGGCATTGTTGGAGAATCAGGCTGTGGAAAAAGTGTGATGTCATTATCTATTATGTCACTGTTGCCGAAGGGTATCGGGAAAATTAACGGTGAGATTATTTTTGAGGGAAAACATTTAGAGAAGATGGGTGACAAGGAGCTAAATAGTATTCGTGGAAAAGACATAACTATGATATTTCAAGAACCTATGACAGCGCTAAATCCCGTCTTTACGATAGGATCCCAGGTGCAGGAAGTCCTGTTAAATCATTTGGAGATTTCTAAGAAGATGGCAAGAGATAAAAGTATTGCCCTCTTGAAAAGTGTTGGTATTTCTAGACCGGAAAAGGTGGTTGATGAATATCCACATCAATTGTCAGGAGGAATGAGACAAAGGGTCATGATAGCTATGGCAATTGCATGCCAACCAAAACTTCTCATTGCAGATGAACCTACAACGGCTTTGGATGTTACTGTGCAAGCACAAATTCTAGATTTGCTTAAGGATATTCAAGAAATAAATGATATGTCTATTATATTAATTACTCATGATTTAGGTGTTGTCGCTGAAATGTGTGATGAAGTACTTGTAATGTATGCTGGAAAGATTGTAGAATCTGCGGACGTTGAAACACTATTTAGTAAACCACAGCATCCATATACAAGAGCTTTATTGGAATCCATCCCTAAAATGGATACCGTAGTAGAGAAATTAGGTTCTATTGAAGGGATCGTTCCTTCTATTACACGTATGCCGGATGTCGGATGTAGGTTTGCCAACCGTTGTCAAGAAGTGAAAGAACAATGCAAAGTTGTAACTCCACAGTTAGTAGAAACTGAACAATCACATTTTGTTTCGTGTTTACTATATGAAACTAGTCAATTAAAGAAGTGA
- the opp4C gene encoding oligopeptide ABC transporter permease gives MEVETDQSIKVKKARKNQSPWAIARRKFLKNKLAMISAIFLAFICIISFLAPYITTADITRVNVGEMGLAPSADHWFGTDKSGRDVFTRLLYGGRISLVIGMSCTFLIILLGTIIGSIAGYFGGFVDGALMRFTDFILNFPFLVFVIVVNSIFIGKVNGVWVLIGIISVLAWGGVARIVRSKILAEKENEYILAAQSIGCSPVKVITRHLLPNVASTIIVQASLLFASMIVAETGLSFLGFGVPQTVPSWGNMLSVARETDTLQNKQWIWVPPATILTLTILSINFIGEGLKDAFNPKSAR, from the coding sequence ATGGAAGTAGAAACAGATCAATCAATTAAGGTAAAAAAAGCAAGAAAGAATCAATCTCCTTGGGCCATTGCTCGTCGTAAATTCTTAAAGAATAAACTTGCCATGATCAGCGCTATTTTTCTTGCTTTCATATGTATCATATCGTTTTTAGCACCCTATATAACGACTGCTGATATTACAAGAGTTAATGTAGGAGAGATGGGACTTGCTCCTTCAGCAGATCATTGGTTTGGAACTGATAAAAGCGGGCGCGATGTTTTCACTCGCTTGCTATATGGTGGTAGAATATCGTTAGTGATTGGTATGTCGTGTACGTTCTTAATCATATTGCTAGGAACAATTATTGGGTCGATAGCAGGGTATTTTGGAGGTTTTGTAGATGGAGCTTTGATGAGGTTTACTGACTTTATTTTAAATTTTCCTTTTTTAGTATTCGTCATTGTAGTAAATTCTATTTTTATAGGAAAAGTAAATGGTGTTTGGGTATTGATTGGTATTATTAGTGTGTTAGCATGGGGAGGAGTTGCTAGAATAGTACGGAGTAAGATACTTGCTGAAAAAGAAAATGAGTATATTCTAGCAGCACAATCAATCGGGTGTTCACCAGTTAAAGTTATTACAAGGCATTTACTCCCGAATGTAGCTTCGACAATTATAGTTCAAGCATCGCTCTTATTTGCAAGTATGATCGTTGCAGAGACAGGTTTAAGCTTCCTTGGCTTCGGAGTTCCACAAACCGTCCCAAGCTGGGGAAATATGTTGTCAGTTGCTAGAGAAACTGATACCCTTCAAAACAAGCAATGGATTTGGGTGCCCCCTGCAACAATCTTAACGTTAACTATTTTATCTATTAATTTTATAGGAGAGGGCTTAAAAGATGCCTTTAATCCGAAATCAGCTCGATGA
- the opp4A gene encoding oligopeptide ABC transporter substrate-binding protein, whose translation MKKHKLSVMSLLLVLSFFLAACNGGDDGDPTSGDSQDPVTEENKEEVTEENEEEVVEQGPTEGGVATYAVESEFDGLFNFAFYDGSVDGDILSFFDENLIGVDDNLQYVPGIADWTTDDNINYIFTFQQGVKWHNGDELTVHDWVFSLETIAHPDYDGVRFVNVSDIVGAQDFRAGEADNISGLNVIDDYTIEITFDKARVNNLENLWTYPMNRTEFEGIEVKDMSGSPQVRQNPVGLGPFKVKKIVPGEYVEMERFDDYYQGRPYLDGVVVKVIDSSLTKGLLENGEVDMMGVHPSNLGEVEALNNIDLLEIPGLSYYYIGFKMGEWDGDKNVMNIEKYQDKKLRQAMLYAIDRQAWVDAFFSGLAQPVNRPVPSVHWIAAENSMLTNQFEYSPEKAMELLDEAGYVDVDGDGLRDNPDGEKFTVKFGHYATSNPTYEARAQAILQYWQDVGLDAQFATGGLIEVNLYYDMLENDDQELEVFYGGWFTGTDPDPSPLWGSDAKFNYTRWVDAENDRLLDDALDMEIVGTDTEKRMAIYKEWQQFFNEEVPVLPIMELYDLWAVNNRLQGTHINSVGAQNDVHLWYISE comes from the coding sequence GTGAAAAAACATAAGTTATCTGTTATGTCATTGTTATTAGTACTTTCATTTTTCCTAGCTGCGTGTAATGGAGGTGATGATGGTGACCCAACAAGTGGAGATAGTCAAGATCCTGTAACAGAAGAAAATAAAGAAGAAGTGACAGAGGAAAATGAAGAAGAGGTGGTAGAACAGGGACCTACTGAAGGTGGAGTTGCAACGTACGCAGTAGAATCAGAATTTGATGGTTTATTTAACTTTGCTTTTTATGATGGATCTGTTGACGGTGATATTTTATCATTTTTTGATGAAAATTTAATTGGTGTTGACGATAACCTTCAATACGTTCCAGGTATAGCGGACTGGACAACAGACGACAACATTAACTACATTTTCACATTCCAACAAGGCGTAAAATGGCATAACGGAGATGAATTGACTGTTCACGATTGGGTATTTTCACTGGAAACGATTGCACATCCAGACTATGACGGAGTTCGTTTTGTGAATGTTAGTGATATCGTAGGTGCGCAAGACTTTCGTGCAGGAGAAGCTGACAATATAAGCGGCTTAAATGTCATTGACGATTATACGATTGAAATTACATTTGATAAGGCTCGAGTCAATAATTTAGAAAATTTATGGACATATCCAATGAATAGAACTGAATTTGAAGGAATCGAAGTGAAAGATATGTCCGGATCACCTCAGGTTCGTCAAAACCCTGTTGGTTTAGGTCCATTTAAAGTAAAGAAAATTGTTCCTGGGGAATATGTTGAGATGGAGCGCTTTGATGACTACTATCAAGGAAGGCCATATTTAGATGGGGTTGTAGTTAAAGTGATTGACAGCTCGTTAACGAAAGGCTTACTTGAGAACGGGGAAGTAGATATGATGGGTGTTCACCCTTCAAATTTAGGCGAAGTTGAAGCATTAAATAACATCGATCTATTAGAAATACCAGGATTATCATATTATTATATTGGCTTCAAAATGGGAGAGTGGGATGGCGATAAAAACGTCATGAATATTGAGAAATATCAGGACAAAAAACTACGGCAAGCGATGTTGTACGCAATTGATCGTCAAGCTTGGGTTGATGCATTTTTCAGCGGCCTAGCACAACCAGTTAATAGACCAGTTCCTTCCGTGCACTGGATTGCAGCTGAAAATTCAATGTTAACGAACCAATTTGAATACAGTCCTGAAAAAGCAATGGAGCTACTAGATGAAGCTGGTTATGTTGACGTTGATGGTGATGGATTGAGAGATAATCCGGATGGTGAAAAATTCACCGTTAAGTTTGGACATTATGCTACGAGTAATCCGACTTATGAAGCACGTGCACAAGCAATCCTTCAATATTGGCAAGACGTTGGACTTGATGCTCAGTTTGCAACTGGTGGTTTAATTGAAGTCAATTTATATTATGACATGCTTGAAAATGATGACCAAGAGCTTGAAGTCTTCTATGGTGGTTGGTTTACCGGGACAGACCCAGATCCATCTCCATTATGGGGATCAGATGCAAAGTTCAATTACACGCGATGGGTAGATGCCGAAAATGACCGATTGTTAGACGATGCATTAGATATGGAAATTGTAGGCACTGATACGGAAAAACGCATGGCAATCTATAAAGAATGGCAGCAATTCTTTAATGAAGAAGTGCCGGTGTTACCAATTATGGAGTTGTATGACCTATGGGCAGTAAATAATAGGCTTCAAGGTACACATATTAACTCAGTAGGTGCACAAAATGATGTTCACCTTTGGTATATTTCAGAGTAA
- a CDS encoding ABC transporter ATP-binding protein translates to MLRATDNDISLVEIKNLKTYYPIKGGFFRRTVGHVKAVDGVSFTINKGETFGLVGESGCGKSTTGRTLLRLIAPTDGSIVFEGQDITKVGGSSLQKLRRNFQMIFQDPYASLNPKQMIGDIISEPIRNYSKITKRNLKGEVTNLLEKVGLPADSYYKYPHEFSGGQRQRIGIARALALKPKFIIADEPVSALDVSVQSQVLNLLKELQDVFNLTYLFIAHDLSVVKHMSDRIGVMYLGRIVEIGENHSLYSMPLHPYTQALISAIPQPNPTAKKERIILHGDVPSPANPPTGCPFHPRCVHSKPECEQVKPSLKEVKQGHSVACHLY, encoded by the coding sequence ATGTTAAGAGCAACGGATAATGATATTTCTTTAGTTGAAATTAAGAACTTAAAAACATATTACCCAATAAAAGGAGGATTTTTTCGTAGAACTGTAGGGCATGTGAAAGCGGTTGACGGTGTATCCTTTACAATTAATAAGGGTGAAACATTTGGCCTCGTAGGAGAATCAGGCTGTGGAAAATCCACAACTGGACGAACGTTGCTAAGGTTGATAGCCCCCACAGATGGAAGTATTGTATTTGAAGGACAAGATATTACTAAAGTTGGAGGAAGTTCATTACAAAAATTAAGACGTAATTTTCAAATGATCTTTCAAGATCCTTATGCGTCATTAAATCCGAAACAGATGATTGGAGATATAATTTCTGAGCCTATACGGAATTATTCTAAAATCACTAAAAGAAATTTAAAAGGTGAGGTTACGAATTTGCTCGAAAAAGTCGGCTTACCTGCAGACTCTTATTACAAGTATCCCCACGAGTTTTCTGGTGGTCAGAGGCAGCGTATTGGTATCGCTAGAGCACTAGCATTAAAGCCAAAATTTATTATAGCTGATGAACCTGTATCTGCGCTTGATGTTTCTGTGCAATCGCAAGTCCTTAATTTACTTAAAGAACTACAAGATGTTTTTAACTTAACCTATTTATTTATTGCACATGATTTAAGTGTAGTGAAGCATATGAGTGACCGGATTGGAGTTATGTATCTAGGTAGAATAGTAGAAATCGGTGAAAATCATAGTTTATACTCAATGCCGCTGCATCCATATACACAAGCGTTAATATCAGCAATTCCACAACCAAACCCTACAGCAAAGAAGGAGCGTATCATTTTACATGGAGATGTCCCTAGTCCGGCAAATCCCCCAACAGGCTGTCCATTTCATCCTCGTTGTGTACATTCAAAGCCGGAGTGCGAACAAGTGAAGCCCTCTTTAAAGGAGGTGAAACAAGGACATTCAGTTGCTTGCCATCTATATTAA
- a CDS encoding methyl-accepting chemotaxis protein, with protein MRKNKNTMKIAKKHTNRTKPKINIHGIGIKINLLFLVSMITTGLLLILIITPYVTKKMEENIQTQSLMVAETQLQSLQGYVNTTVEEITLMSEMLMNETDQNISKGYSRMRSSNSKFLDIYHINDSGNEELRQGYSISRSDRSNDEAYNKAMESGLFIGKIKESKYTMGPVFTLEVSKVVTDLVKKPIGVIGTYIDIRTAWRELRGTASNTDQNMFLVSSAGFGVASDEQSQLETNDQELMSFLDHEGVSDMVSKVEGNELAEGTSLLSGVGVFKNENGDEQVTSYVYDHELGVAVFVDTPVSIAFGAVTEIRNVIILVIVLSQIVITFIAFIFSNRLVKPLKKLMIVAKRIAKGDLTNTTNITRKDEIGQLAKSFDDMIISLNDIVRNTKEASNVTLNTSEQLRQTANEVAISSEQITAAIDEIAQGSEYQAAISQETDDKIDQFMEIATQIDKQRNEVVTTAEETQDTIVDNQTILEDVITGVQALADATDQSSTEVKILEDRTNQIRTILETSRDIADQTNLLALNASIEAARAGEHGKGFAVVADEVRKLAEESRNASNKVEEIISSVLDSISNVNKTMIQSIEQAQKETEAAEKAKTALLQINASMDKVVLTINSMNDLLGEQKTSVTLIQDHSKQSSSYAMQTTSSTEEVAASATETAANMATVSEQIENLLSMSQELNKSVERFKVKQDN; from the coding sequence GTGCGAAAAAACAAGAACACGATGAAAATAGCAAAAAAACATACAAATCGTACAAAACCAAAAATAAACATACACGGAATTGGCATTAAAATAAATTTGCTATTTTTAGTTTCTATGATTACTACCGGCTTGTTACTTATATTAATTATTACACCTTACGTCACAAAGAAAATGGAAGAAAATATACAAACTCAATCTTTGATGGTTGCTGAAACTCAGTTACAGTCATTACAAGGCTACGTTAACACAACAGTTGAAGAAATAACACTCATGTCAGAAATGCTAATGAATGAAACTGATCAAAATATTAGTAAAGGTTATTCTAGAATGCGCTCTTCAAATTCTAAATTTTTAGATATTTATCATATTAACGATAGCGGAAATGAAGAGTTGAGACAAGGGTATTCCATCTCACGTTCAGATCGAAGTAATGATGAAGCATATAATAAAGCCATGGAATCTGGTCTCTTTATTGGCAAGATTAAAGAAAGTAAATATACAATGGGACCCGTTTTTACATTAGAAGTGTCTAAAGTAGTAACAGATTTAGTTAAAAAACCGATAGGTGTTATTGGTACATACATAGATATCCGTACTGCTTGGAGGGAACTTAGAGGAACTGCATCCAATACAGACCAAAACATGTTCCTCGTGTCATCTGCAGGATTTGGAGTTGCCTCAGATGAACAGTCTCAACTAGAAACCAATGATCAGGAATTGATGTCATTTCTTGACCACGAGGGTGTAAGTGATATGGTTTCAAAAGTAGAAGGGAACGAGTTGGCGGAAGGTACTTCACTATTAAGTGGGGTTGGAGTGTTTAAAAATGAAAATGGTGATGAGCAAGTAACTTCTTATGTATATGATCATGAGCTAGGTGTTGCAGTCTTTGTAGATACTCCTGTGTCGATCGCTTTTGGAGCAGTAACAGAAATACGAAATGTTATCATTCTTGTCATTGTCCTATCACAAATTGTAATTACATTTATAGCATTTATATTTTCAAATCGACTTGTAAAGCCCTTAAAGAAATTAATGATCGTTGCTAAACGTATTGCCAAAGGTGACTTAACGAATACGACGAACATCACTCGTAAAGACGAGATCGGTCAATTGGCCAAGTCATTTGACGATATGATTATAAGTTTAAATGATATCGTTAGAAATACTAAAGAAGCCTCAAACGTAACACTTAATACATCAGAACAATTGAGACAGACAGCTAACGAAGTCGCTATCTCATCTGAACAAATTACAGCAGCCATTGATGAAATTGCACAAGGATCAGAGTATCAAGCTGCTATAAGTCAAGAAACAGACGACAAAATAGATCAATTTATGGAGATTGCTACTCAAATAGATAAGCAAAGAAATGAGGTTGTTACAACAGCCGAAGAAACACAAGATACAATTGTTGATAATCAAACCATTTTGGAAGATGTCATCACCGGTGTTCAAGCATTAGCTGATGCGACAGATCAATCTTCTACAGAAGTAAAAATACTAGAAGATAGGACAAATCAAATTCGTACAATTCTTGAAACTTCAAGAGATATAGCTGATCAAACAAATTTATTAGCGTTAAACGCGAGCATTGAAGCAGCACGAGCTGGTGAGCATGGTAAAGGTTTTGCAGTTGTTGCAGATGAAGTCCGAAAGCTTGCGGAAGAAAGTAGAAATGCCTCTAACAAAGTAGAAGAGATTATTTCAAGTGTCCTTGATTCAATATCCAATGTGAATAAAACAATGATACAAAGTATTGAACAAGCACAAAAAGAAACTGAGGCGGCCGAAAAAGCAAAAACGGCTTTACTACAAATAAATGCATCTATGGATAAAGTTGTACTTACGATCAATTCTATGAATGATTTATTAGGAGAACAAAAAACAAGTGTCACTTTAATTCAGGACCATTCAAAGCAATCTTCTTCTTATGCGATGCAAACAACTTCAAGCACGGAGGAAGTTGCAGCTTCAGCTACTGAAACAGCTGCTAATATGGCCACTGTTAGTGAACAAATTGAGAATTTATTGTCAATGTCACAAGAACTAAATAAATCTGTTGAACGATTTAAAGTAAAGCAAGACAACTAG
- the opp4B gene encoding oligopeptide ABC transporter permease: protein MIKFILRRLLGMIPMLLLISFVVFSLAMLMPGDPLGGEIDPSNTNPEYIEEMREKLGYNDPIPVQYQRWMTNFVQGDFGKSTKYKIPAEQVIFERLPNTILLGVTSLLITYILAFFMGSYAGRRPYTIADHTIGGFNYLVLAIPSFVAAIVSIYFFAFELGWFPSHGSVTIGLEGGTLAYWQSRLHHVLLPAIVLGAFSTASYTQFLRNDIIESSRKDFVRTARAKGTKESTIYNKHILRNSIIPLVTFLGFDFAALVGGAIITETIFSYPGIGNLFIGSIHSRDYAVVMAIVMMLSLLTLVGNLIADILYGIVDPRIRVE, encoded by the coding sequence ATGATTAAATTCATACTAAGAAGATTACTTGGCATGATACCGATGTTACTCCTTATCTCCTTTGTAGTGTTTTCCCTGGCAATGCTCATGCCAGGGGATCCACTTGGTGGAGAAATCGATCCGTCAAATACTAATCCAGAGTATATTGAAGAAATGAGAGAAAAACTAGGATACAATGATCCAATTCCTGTTCAGTATCAGCGTTGGATGACAAACTTTGTTCAAGGTGATTTTGGAAAATCTACAAAATATAAAATTCCAGCAGAACAAGTCATTTTTGAGCGTTTGCCTAATACAATTTTGCTAGGTGTTACTTCTTTATTAATCACATATATTCTCGCTTTTTTTATGGGAAGTTATGCGGGTAGAAGGCCTTATACTATTGCTGACCATACGATAGGTGGCTTTAACTATTTAGTTTTAGCAATTCCATCATTTGTTGCGGCTATCGTCTCAATATATTTCTTTGCATTTGAACTCGGTTGGTTTCCATCACATGGTTCAGTAACGATCGGTTTAGAAGGAGGTACACTAGCATATTGGCAAAGTAGATTACACCATGTCTTATTACCAGCAATCGTATTAGGGGCATTTAGTACGGCTTCTTATACGCAGTTTTTACGTAATGATATTATCGAAAGTAGTCGTAAAGATTTTGTTCGAACAGCGCGAGCGAAGGGGACGAAAGAATCTACAATTTATAATAAACATATTTTAAGAAATTCAATCATTCCGCTTGTTACCTTTTTAGGGTTTGATTTTGCAGCACTTGTAGGTGGTGCAATTATTACTGAAACAATTTTTTCTTATCCAGGTATAGGTAATTTATTCATAGGCTCTATACATAGTAGGGATTATGCAGTTGTGATGGCGATTGTAATGATGTTGTCACTATTAACCTTAGTAGGAAACTTAATAGCAGATATTTTATACGGTATAGTCGATCCTCGAATTAGAGTAGAATAG